Proteins from one Candidatus Polarisedimenticolaceae bacterium genomic window:
- a CDS encoding D-2-hydroxyacid dehydrogenase: MRTRTFLLAFMMSSVAAAPRASDALVAELGLEVSPVASRDLPGWRVPKKVVAPGSDPARLAFLREALPGVEVVGASSAEEAAAAAPGAEVVLGFCTPAVVAAAKDLKWIQVMSAGVEHCVSIPEVRERKLVITNMQRVMGPVIAEHVIGMALALNRGFPAYLSRQPAGAWDPDAAPGLRVLKGKTMLVAGLGGIGTEVARRAHALGMRVVATRASGKTGPDFVSYVGLPDELLKLAAEADVVVNALPLTPATTNLFDAKFFAAVKHGATFVNVGRGKSVATDALVAALREGKLAGAGLDVTEPEPLPKDHPLWRLPNVIVTPHVAAQSDLGRETQWRIARENLRRYVAGEPLLSVVDAGRGY; this comes from the coding sequence ATGCGCACAAGGACTTTCCTGCTCGCCTTCATGATGTCGTCCGTGGCCGCCGCTCCACGCGCGAGCGACGCCCTCGTCGCCGAGCTCGGCCTCGAGGTGTCGCCCGTCGCCTCGCGCGATCTCCCCGGCTGGCGCGTCCCGAAGAAGGTCGTCGCGCCGGGTTCCGACCCGGCGCGGCTGGCGTTCCTGCGCGAGGCCCTTCCCGGGGTCGAGGTCGTCGGCGCGTCGAGCGCGGAGGAGGCGGCGGCCGCCGCCCCGGGCGCCGAGGTCGTTCTGGGTTTCTGCACCCCCGCGGTCGTCGCGGCGGCGAAGGACCTGAAGTGGATCCAGGTGATGTCCGCGGGGGTCGAGCATTGCGTGTCGATCCCCGAGGTCCGCGAGCGCAAGCTCGTGATCACGAACATGCAGCGCGTGATGGGGCCCGTGATCGCGGAGCACGTGATCGGCATGGCGCTCGCGCTGAACCGGGGCTTCCCCGCCTACCTCTCCCGGCAGCCGGCGGGGGCGTGGGACCCCGACGCCGCGCCGGGGCTGCGCGTCCTCAAGGGTAAGACGATGCTCGTCGCCGGGCTCGGCGGCATCGGCACCGAGGTCGCGCGCCGCGCGCACGCGCTGGGCATGCGCGTCGTGGCCACCCGTGCGAGCGGGAAGACGGGCCCCGATTTCGTGAGCTACGTCGGCCTCCCCGACGAGCTGCTCAAGCTCGCAGCGGAGGCCGACGTCGTCGTGAACGCGTTGCCGCTGACCCCGGCGACGACGAACCTCTTCGACGCGAAGTTCTTCGCCGCGGTGAAGCACGGCGCGACCTTCGTGAACGTGGGGCGGGGGAAAAGCGTCGCGACCGACGCCCTCGTCGCGGCCTTGCGCGAGGGGAAGCTCGCGGGCGCGGGGCTCGACGTTACCGAGCCCGAGCCGCTCCCGAAGGACCATCCGCTCTGGCGGCTTCCCAACGTGATCGTCACCCCGCACGTCGCCGCGCAATCCGACCTCGGCCGGGAAACCCAGTGGCGCATCGCGCGCGAGAACCTGCGGCGGTATGTTGCCGGGGAGCCGCTGCTGTCGGTCGTCGACGCGGGGCGCGGGTACTGA
- a CDS encoding transglycosylase SLT domain-containing protein: protein MTRALLAVALLAASVLPAAAQHGPGRKDDRYDPLFRKYSKRYFGVAYDWRVFKAQAIAESNLSPDATSRVGARGLMQLMPATFREVQSKNPEFQAIDHPEWNIAAGICYDRKLWRLWDDPATLEDRRSFMFGSYNAGRGTLLRAQQTAREKSLDPCTWRSIEQVAPAVRGWRHRETLEYVEKIDAYLESLKGRSPPGESSSAPAP, encoded by the coding sequence TTGACCCGGGCGCTCCTTGCCGTCGCGCTGCTCGCGGCGTCGGTGCTCCCCGCGGCGGCGCAACACGGCCCCGGCCGGAAGGACGACCGCTACGACCCGCTCTTCCGGAAGTACTCGAAGCGCTACTTCGGCGTCGCCTACGACTGGCGCGTCTTCAAGGCGCAGGCGATCGCGGAGAGCAACCTCTCCCCCGACGCGACGAGCCGGGTCGGCGCACGCGGCCTGATGCAGCTGATGCCGGCGACGTTCCGGGAGGTCCAGTCGAAGAACCCCGAGTTCCAGGCGATCGACCACCCCGAATGGAACATCGCCGCGGGGATCTGCTACGACCGGAAGCTCTGGCGGTTGTGGGACGACCCGGCGACCCTCGAGGACCGCCGCAGCTTCATGTTCGGCAGCTACAACGCGGGGCGGGGAACGCTCCTGCGCGCGCAGCAGACCGCGCGCGAGAAAAGCCTGGATCCGTGCACGTGGCGGAGCATCGAGCAGGTCGCCCCCGCCGTCCGGGGCTGGCGCCATCGCGAGACGCTCGAGTACGTGGAGAAGATCGACGCCTACCTCGAGTCGCTCAAGGGAAGATCACCGCCCGGGGAGTCGTCATCGGCACCAGCGCCTTGA
- a CDS encoding DUF350 domain-containing protein: MEWSIVGLNFLYAALGVVLMYLSYRAIDRLSPELHFPEELRKGNVAVAIFIASIFIAIAIIIGGALN; encoded by the coding sequence ATGGAATGGTCGATCGTCGGGTTGAACTTCCTCTACGCCGCGCTGGGCGTCGTGCTGATGTACCTCTCGTACCGCGCGATCGACCGGCTCAGCCCCGAACTCCACTTCCCCGAGGAGCTCAGGAAGGGAAACGTCGCCGTCGCGATCTTCATCGCGTCGATCTTCATCGCGATCGCGATCATCATCGGCGGCGCGCTCAATTGA
- the hybB gene encoding Ni/Fe-hydrogenase cytochrome b subunit → MNAAVSDAYHRRPGERFWPFVLRQFRPSGPLVTPFNVITVGLMLVAAVILAWRFVYGLGSVTNLNQDFAWGLWIGFDVMAGVAFAGGAYVLCFLVYILRMEKYHAIVRVTVLNGFLAYVFYASALLLDLGRPWNVVNPIIGNSFGLTSVLFLVAWHFMLYMGAELIEFSPAIAEWGGFRKLHKVLTALTVGTVVFGITLSTLHQSALGALYLMAKPKVHPLWYSEFIPVLFFVSSIFAGMAMVIFEGGISAKVFADRTGDDVKRSHHRIVIGLARLAGGAMFVYLFLQVVQFVHEAKWNHFEGGWAAWWLVEILGLTAVPMVLFMLGSTRNRMGFIKVAAVLTLLGVLLNRLNLSVIAFKWYAPVHYVPSWQEFVVSAAVLSAELWVFRWVVRRMPVLGGEPAWARAHATQPATVPVVPGAVPAMMQAERR, encoded by the coding sequence ATGAACGCCGCCGTCAGCGATGCCTATCACCGCAGGCCGGGCGAACGGTTCTGGCCGTTCGTGCTCCGCCAGTTCCGGCCGTCGGGTCCGCTCGTCACGCCCTTCAACGTGATCACCGTCGGGCTGATGCTCGTGGCCGCCGTGATCCTCGCGTGGCGCTTCGTGTACGGCCTCGGTTCCGTCACCAACCTGAACCAGGACTTCGCGTGGGGGCTGTGGATCGGCTTCGACGTGATGGCCGGCGTGGCCTTCGCGGGCGGCGCCTACGTCCTGTGTTTCCTGGTCTACATCCTGCGGATGGAGAAGTACCACGCGATCGTCCGCGTGACGGTCCTGAACGGCTTCCTCGCGTACGTGTTCTACGCGAGCGCGCTGCTCCTGGACCTCGGGCGCCCGTGGAACGTCGTCAACCCCATCATCGGCAACTCGTTCGGCCTGACCTCGGTGCTCTTCCTCGTCGCCTGGCACTTCATGCTGTACATGGGCGCCGAGCTGATCGAGTTCTCGCCGGCGATCGCCGAGTGGGGCGGCTTCCGCAAGCTGCACAAGGTCCTCACCGCGCTGACGGTGGGGACCGTGGTCTTCGGCATCACGCTCTCGACGCTGCATCAGTCCGCCCTCGGTGCGCTGTATCTGATGGCGAAGCCGAAGGTCCACCCCCTCTGGTACAGCGAGTTCATTCCCGTGCTGTTCTTCGTGTCGAGCATCTTCGCGGGCATGGCGATGGTGATCTTCGAGGGAGGGATCTCGGCGAAGGTGTTCGCGGACCGCACCGGCGACGACGTCAAGCGCTCGCATCACCGGATCGTGATCGGGCTCGCGCGCCTCGCCGGAGGCGCGATGTTCGTCTACCTGTTCCTGCAGGTGGTGCAGTTCGTGCACGAGGCGAAGTGGAACCACTTCGAGGGCGGCTGGGCCGCCTGGTGGCTCGTCGAGATCCTCGGCCTGACGGCCGTCCCGATGGTCCTGTTCATGCTGGGGAGCACCCGGAACAGGATGGGGTTCATCAAGGTCGCCGCGGTCCTGACGCTCCTCGGCGTCCTGCTCAACCGGCTCAACCTCTCGGTGATCGCGTTCAAGTGGTACGCACCGGTCCACTACGTGCCGAGCTGGCAGGAGTTCGTCGTCTCGGCCGCGGTCCTGAGCGCCGAGCTGTGGGTGTTCCGCTGGGTCGTGCGGCGGATGCCCGTCCTCGGCGGCGAGCCGGCGTGGGCGCGGGCCCATGCGACGCAGCCGGCGACGGTCCCGGTCGTCCCGGGGGCGGTTCCCGCGATGATGCAGGCGGAGCGGAGGTAG
- a CDS encoding 4Fe-4S dicluster domain-containing protein, which yields MDRRFFFKVVGAAAGTTLVGAAPRDAEAAATASRSADDAYGVLVDLTRCVGCRTCEVACASANGLPAPSEADDKPGAPPRATNDTQWTVVNRHDTSKGEVYAKSQCMHCIEPACAAGCLTKALFKTQEGPVVWRADKCMGCRFCMVSCPFDAPKFEYNSWNPKIQKCQMCWERAKANGLPACVENCPNEALTFGKRGELLEIARQRIYQNPGQYVSHIYGEHEAGGTAVLYISPVDFAEVGFRTDLDTTSYPETTRDFLTAVPLILTAFPAFLMGLRQATGRSAEAQDAPHSEA from the coding sequence GTGGATCGTCGATTCTTCTTCAAGGTGGTGGGTGCGGCGGCCGGGACCACGCTGGTCGGTGCCGCACCCCGGGACGCGGAGGCCGCCGCCACGGCCAGCCGGAGCGCGGACGACGCCTACGGCGTTCTGGTGGACCTGACGCGCTGCGTCGGGTGCCGGACGTGCGAGGTCGCCTGTGCTTCGGCCAACGGCCTTCCGGCGCCCTCCGAGGCCGACGACAAGCCGGGAGCGCCGCCCCGCGCCACCAACGACACGCAGTGGACGGTCGTCAACCGTCACGACACCTCGAAGGGCGAGGTGTACGCCAAGTCGCAGTGCATGCACTGCATCGAGCCCGCGTGCGCCGCGGGGTGCCTGACCAAGGCCCTCTTCAAGACGCAGGAAGGGCCGGTGGTCTGGCGGGCGGACAAGTGCATGGGTTGCCGCTTCTGCATGGTGTCGTGCCCGTTCGACGCGCCCAAGTTCGAATACAACAGCTGGAACCCGAAGATCCAGAAGTGCCAGATGTGCTGGGAGCGCGCGAAGGCGAACGGCCTCCCCGCGTGCGTGGAGAACTGCCCCAACGAAGCGCTCACCTTCGGCAAGCGCGGCGAGCTCCTCGAGATCGCACGGCAGCGGATCTACCAGAACCCCGGCCAATACGTCTCGCACATCTACGGAGAGCACGAGGCCGGCGGGACCGCGGTTCTCTACATCTCCCCGGTCGACTTCGCCGAGGTCGGTTTCCGGACGGACCTCGACACCACCTCGTACCCCGAGACCACGCGCGATTTCCTCACCGCGGTGCCGCTCATCCTCACCGCGTTCCCCGCGTTCCTGATGGGCCTGCGCCAGGCCACGGGACGTTCCGCGGAAGCGCAGGACGCTCCGCACTCGGAGGCCTGA
- a CDS encoding glycine cleavage system protein H has translation MEHARTRFKDAFTMTSYMLLVVIALPILAVAAFTARFVVLGILLLALPAGIVAYAVSPKVRAWFGDVEGDELRFSGLRLASDVALHPGHAWARRDDGGVTVGADDLVQSVLGPIEEVALPPKGREVRRGEPLFTLRRGGRSITLRSPVSGTVESTNDALAGSPGLVNGAPFDAGWVVRLEAPAGRSEMRSLLRGGRAKTWFRGEVDRLFEALQPASAVPALPDGGLIVHELHRHIDDAAWSRIHKALF, from the coding sequence ATGGAACACGCGAGAACCCGCTTCAAGGACGCCTTCACGATGACGTCGTACATGCTCCTCGTGGTGATCGCCCTGCCGATCCTGGCGGTCGCCGCGTTCACCGCGCGCTTCGTCGTCCTCGGGATCCTCCTGCTGGCGCTCCCCGCGGGGATCGTGGCGTACGCCGTGAGCCCGAAGGTGCGCGCCTGGTTCGGCGACGTGGAGGGCGACGAGCTCCGCTTCAGCGGGCTTCGGCTCGCCTCCGACGTCGCGCTCCACCCCGGCCACGCCTGGGCGCGTCGCGACGACGGTGGCGTGACCGTGGGCGCCGACGATCTCGTGCAGAGCGTGCTCGGCCCCATCGAGGAGGTCGCCCTTCCCCCGAAGGGCCGCGAGGTCCGTCGCGGCGAGCCGCTCTTCACGCTGCGCCGCGGAGGCCGCAGCATCACGCTCCGTTCCCCGGTTTCCGGCACCGTCGAGAGCACCAACGACGCCCTGGCCGGCTCCCCCGGTCTCGTGAACGGCGCGCCGTTCGACGCCGGGTGGGTCGTGCGCCTGGAGGCTCCCGCCGGCCGCAGCGAGATGCGCTCCCTGCTTCGCGGGGGTCGTGCGAAGACGTGGTTCCGCGGCGAGGTCGATCGCCTGTTCGAGGCCCTGCAGCCCGCGTCCGCCGTCCCGGCGCTCCCGGACGGAGGCCTCATCGTCCACGAGCTGCACCGTCACATCGACGACGCCGCCTGGTCGCGGATCCACAAGGCTCTCTTCTAG
- a CDS encoding ATP-binding protein, translating to MRHIAGVRSLSVRLLLALLGTVGVALTAYAVISFRSAEAGFNSFVLAEGQHTSALIRRATQDAMLLNRKSEVQSALERLARGSTITAVRIFGPDGRIAMSSSREEVGRRVARTEAPCSLCHASGVRPPERTSNGPGLRHLSVIPNDASCVAASCHRNVADQPIVGVLDVEMSSGPLESTLRAARRRTIWTMASLILVTGAISAVFIHRVVHRPVLRLQEGTRRIARGDLDTRIEVSGRHELAELAAAFNTMAEDLQVAREESVHWSRRLEEKVVEKTEELQRTQRQVLHMEKMASLGKLAATVAHELNNPLSSILTFARLVERELPSHPIAPEPRQEMSEWLRLIQDECARCGNIVRDLLLFSRRSGTERAPFDVHQVAERSLALTRHHLEMRRIELRRELEAVDPVVVGDAAQIEQALVALIVNAVEAMSGPGAAGGELGVRVDDDPEEVRVAVADTGVGIHPEVLPHIFEPFFSTKNKESGVGLGLAVVYGIVQGHGGTIDVESNPGRGSVFRLRLPRKPRPGAAQERGLR from the coding sequence ATGCGCCACATCGCCGGAGTTCGATCCCTCAGCGTAAGGCTCCTCCTCGCGCTGCTCGGAACCGTCGGCGTCGCCCTCACCGCCTACGCCGTGATCAGCTTCCGGTCCGCGGAGGCCGGGTTCAACTCGTTCGTGCTCGCCGAGGGGCAGCACACGAGCGCGTTGATCCGGCGCGCCACGCAGGACGCGATGCTTCTCAACCGCAAGAGCGAGGTGCAAAGCGCGCTCGAGCGCCTCGCGCGGGGCTCGACGATCACCGCCGTCCGGATCTTCGGCCCCGACGGCCGGATCGCGATGTCCTCGAGCCGCGAGGAGGTCGGCAGGCGGGTCGCCCGCACGGAAGCGCCGTGCTCGCTGTGCCACGCCTCCGGGGTGCGCCCCCCCGAGAGGACCTCGAACGGGCCGGGACTGCGCCACCTCTCCGTGATCCCGAACGACGCCTCGTGCGTCGCCGCCTCCTGCCACCGGAACGTCGCCGACCAGCCCATCGTCGGCGTGCTCGACGTGGAGATGTCGTCGGGGCCGCTCGAGTCGACCCTCCGGGCGGCGCGGCGCCGGACCATCTGGACGATGGCGAGCCTGATCCTCGTGACCGGCGCGATCTCCGCGGTGTTCATCCACCGGGTCGTGCACCGGCCGGTGCTCCGGCTCCAGGAAGGAACGCGGCGGATCGCGCGCGGCGATCTCGACACGCGCATCGAGGTGTCCGGCAGGCACGAGCTCGCCGAGCTCGCGGCGGCGTTCAACACGATGGCGGAGGATCTGCAGGTCGCGCGGGAGGAGTCGGTGCACTGGTCGCGCCGCCTCGAAGAGAAGGTCGTCGAGAAGACCGAGGAGCTGCAGCGCACGCAGCGACAGGTCCTCCACATGGAGAAGATGGCCTCGCTCGGCAAGCTCGCGGCGACCGTCGCGCACGAGCTGAACAACCCGCTCAGCAGCATCCTCACCTTCGCGAGGCTCGTCGAGCGGGAGCTCCCCTCGCACCCGATCGCGCCCGAGCCCAGGCAGGAGATGTCGGAGTGGCTGCGCCTGATCCAGGACGAATGCGCGCGGTGCGGGAACATCGTGCGCGACCTGCTGCTCTTCTCGCGCCGGAGCGGGACGGAGCGGGCGCCGTTCGACGTCCACCAGGTCGCCGAACGCAGCCTCGCGCTGACCCGCCACCACCTCGAGATGCGCCGCATCGAGCTCCGCCGCGAGCTCGAGGCCGTGGACCCCGTCGTCGTCGGCGACGCGGCGCAGATCGAGCAGGCCCTGGTCGCGCTGATCGTGAACGCCGTCGAGGCGATGAGCGGGCCGGGGGCCGCCGGCGGGGAGCTCGGCGTCCGCGTCGACGACGACCCCGAAGAGGTCCGCGTCGCCGTTGCCGACACGGGCGTGGGGATCCACCCCGAGGTGCTCCCCCACATCTTCGAACCGTTCTTCTCCACCAAGAACAAGGAAAGCGGCGTGGGGCTCGGCCTCGCGGTCGTCTACGGCATCGTGCAGGGGCACGGCGGGACGATCGACGTCGAGTCGAACCCCGGGCGCGGGAGCGTGTTTCGCCTGCGCCTGCCGCGCAAGCCGCGCCCCGGAGCGGCTCAGGAAAGGGGTCTGCGATGA
- a CDS encoding sigma-54 dependent transcriptional regulator — protein sequence MSSMLGSILVVDDENAVRHSMTSWFRKDGYDVSAAANAAEALHLMRERAFDVILLDIRMPGMDGMELQEHIHNVDPKIAVIMITAFASVDTAVRALKQGAFDYVTKPIDPDELSHLVKRALEHRRLTQENRELRGTIAALAGAESIIGSSPAVGKVLELIHHVAKTDATVLIRGESGTGKELIARAIHANSPRMYFPIVPVNCGAMPENLLESELFGHERGAFTGAQYRRKGKIEMADGGTLFLDEVGAIPPKMQVDLLRVLESKEFTRIGGTRPVKVDFRVICATNEDLDKAIADGRFREDFYYRINVFTIEAPPLRARRSDIPILAEHFLHRFSQQMDKPFTAIGSAAMKLLAAHDWPGNVRELQNAIERAVVVGTPPTIEADDLPLRPRAAAPAPGAALTDVERHHIASVLEQTSWNITRAAEILDVDRVTVYNKIKKYGLARGGSSSAEAES from the coding sequence ATGAGCTCGATGCTCGGTTCCATCCTCGTCGTCGACGACGAGAACGCCGTCCGCCACTCGATGACGAGCTGGTTCCGCAAGGACGGCTACGACGTCTCCGCCGCGGCGAACGCCGCGGAGGCGCTCCACCTGATGCGCGAGCGGGCGTTCGACGTGATCCTGCTGGACATCCGCATGCCGGGCATGGACGGCATGGAGCTCCAGGAGCACATCCACAACGTCGACCCGAAGATCGCGGTCATCATGATCACCGCGTTCGCGTCGGTGGACACCGCCGTGCGGGCCCTCAAGCAGGGGGCCTTCGACTACGTCACGAAGCCGATCGACCCCGACGAGCTCAGCCATCTCGTCAAGCGCGCGCTCGAGCACCGGCGCCTGACGCAGGAGAACCGGGAGCTCCGTGGCACGATCGCCGCCCTCGCGGGCGCCGAGAGCATCATCGGCTCGAGCCCCGCCGTCGGAAAGGTCCTCGAGCTGATCCATCACGTCGCGAAAACCGACGCGACGGTGCTCATCCGCGGCGAGAGCGGCACCGGCAAGGAGCTCATCGCGCGGGCGATCCACGCGAACAGCCCGAGGATGTACTTCCCGATCGTGCCCGTGAACTGCGGCGCGATGCCCGAGAACCTCCTCGAGAGCGAGCTGTTCGGCCACGAGCGCGGCGCGTTCACCGGAGCGCAGTACCGGCGCAAGGGGAAGATCGAGATGGCCGACGGAGGAACGCTGTTCCTCGACGAGGTCGGCGCCATCCCGCCGAAGATGCAGGTGGACCTGCTCCGCGTCCTGGAGTCCAAGGAGTTCACGCGCATCGGCGGGACCCGTCCGGTCAAGGTGGACTTCCGCGTCATCTGCGCCACGAACGAGGATCTCGACAAGGCGATCGCGGACGGCCGGTTCCGCGAGGATTTCTATTACCGCATCAACGTCTTCACGATCGAGGCCCCGCCGCTGCGGGCGAGGCGCTCGGACATCCCGATCCTCGCCGAGCACTTCCTCCACCGTTTCTCGCAGCAGATGGACAAGCCCTTCACGGCGATCGGGTCCGCGGCGATGAAGCTTCTCGCCGCGCACGACTGGCCCGGCAACGTGCGCGAGCTGCAGAACGCGATCGAGCGCGCCGTCGTCGTCGGCACGCCGCCGACGATCGAGGCCGACGACCTGCCGTTGCGTCCACGCGCCGCCGCGCCCGCCCCCGGCGCGGCGCTCACCGACGTCGAGCGCCACCACATCGCCTCCGTCCTCGAGCAGACGAGCTGGAACATCACCCGCGCGGCCGAGATCCTCGACGTCGACCGCGTGACCGTCTACAACAAGATCAAGAAGTACGGCCTCGCCCGCGGCGGGTCGTCGTCCGCGGAGGCCGAGAGCTAG
- a CDS encoding archaemetzincin family Zn-dependent metalloprotease gives MEALHLVPIFLGEKAELLRPLGLALRRTFGLVCEEHPPAFDPEVAFDAGRGQYNSRVLLAHLLHAAPHTRVLGVAGVDLFVPVLTFVLGEAQLGGRAAIVSIHRLRNEPYGLPEDPTLLLDRLVKEAVHEIGHNFGLLHCPMTRCVMSSSAGVEEVDLKSERFCDRCLAQIRAAEVDPVGWRRFLTVRRRA, from the coding sequence GTGGAAGCGCTGCATCTCGTCCCGATCTTCCTGGGGGAGAAGGCCGAGCTCCTGCGTCCGCTGGGCCTTGCGCTGCGACGGACGTTCGGCCTGGTGTGCGAGGAACACCCCCCCGCGTTCGATCCCGAGGTCGCCTTCGACGCGGGTCGCGGGCAATACAACTCGCGCGTGCTCCTCGCCCACCTGCTGCACGCGGCGCCGCACACGCGCGTGCTGGGGGTCGCCGGCGTCGACCTGTTCGTGCCGGTGCTGACCTTCGTCCTCGGCGAGGCGCAGCTGGGCGGACGCGCGGCCATCGTGTCGATCCACCGGCTGCGCAACGAGCCTTACGGGCTCCCCGAGGATCCGACCCTGCTGCTCGACCGGCTCGTGAAGGAAGCCGTGCACGAGATCGGACACAACTTCGGCCTGCTGCACTGCCCGATGACCCGCTGCGTCATGTCGAGCTCCGCGGGGGTGGAGGAGGTCGACCTCAAGTCGGAGCGCTTCTGCGACCGCTGCCTCGCCCAGATACGCGCGGCGGAGGTGGATCCCGTCGGCTGGCGCCGATTCCTCACCGTCCGGCGGAGGGCCTGA
- a CDS encoding TonB family protein: MRTTSRVLTVSTVLVLAASLAQAGERKLNPYTPGVNGVTAPKVIAESARPVALPEDGSAGNGAVLTVSTVVRKDGSVAEVRVLDCSVKGAGLEAAAAATIREWRFEPGTWRGMAVDTVKTMQIHLGSAASAAAEAATDGIPVAATLGGPEFDPMFATLKLPGSRGPQAQLPNETDPQYRRPTVVEKPSCQQGETCLYEKAPGTKDSVRLVGMPIVASGGGK; encoded by the coding sequence ATGCGAACGACGTCCCGAGTGTTGACGGTGTCGACGGTCCTCGTGCTTGCCGCATCCCTCGCGCAGGCCGGGGAACGCAAGCTCAACCCTTACACCCCCGGCGTGAACGGTGTGACCGCGCCCAAGGTCATCGCCGAATCGGCCCGGCCGGTCGCGCTTCCGGAAGACGGGAGCGCGGGGAACGGCGCGGTGCTCACCGTGTCGACCGTCGTCCGCAAGGACGGAAGCGTGGCCGAGGTCCGCGTGCTCGACTGCTCGGTGAAGGGCGCGGGGCTCGAGGCCGCGGCGGCTGCGACGATCCGCGAGTGGCGCTTCGAGCCCGGCACGTGGCGCGGGATGGCGGTCGATACCGTGAAGACGATGCAGATCCATCTCGGTTCCGCCGCCTCCGCCGCCGCCGAGGCCGCGACCGACGGAATCCCGGTCGCCGCGACGCTCGGCGGCCCCGAATTCGACCCGATGTTCGCGACCCTCAAGCTGCCGGGATCCCGCGGGCCGCAGGCGCAGCTCCCGAACGAGACCGATCCCCAGTACCGTCGGCCCACGGTCGTGGAGAAACCCTCCTGCCAGCAGGGTGAGACCTGCCTCTACGAGAAGGCGCCGGGGACGAAGGACTCCGTCCGGCTCGTCGGCATGCCGATCGTCGCCTCCGGGGGCGGCAAGTAG